A genomic window from Sebastes fasciatus isolate fSebFas1 chromosome 7, fSebFas1.pri, whole genome shotgun sequence includes:
- the cuedc1b gene encoding CUE domain-containing protein 1b isoform X2 codes for MTSLFKRSSSNGGSGSSGSGGGGGGSGQGQLNNSRPNRQVRRLEFNQAMEDFKTMFPSMDYEVIECVLRSNNGAVDATIDQLLQMSIDGQGSDDSSDSDDSIPPEILERTLEPDSSDEEPPPVYSPPAYDMHIYDRKYPEAPPTPPPRFEAQPPPGHQQVRSYRNWNPPLLGNLPDDFLRILPQQLDSIKSSQSSLSQPSPSSSSSVSSITQWTAPSGSQSGAAGTAGCPGLTAGATEQDKKLKQYLEDERIALFLQNEEFMKELQRNREFLIALERDRLKYESKKSKSNHSASMENSTGEQYSSASMESVSDEALFRDKLKHMGKSTRKKLFEIARTFSEKTKRRKSKRKMLLKHHSLGTANSTANLLDDVEGNSCEEDRQPRRANTQEENEQRNEPTS; via the exons ATGACGAGCCTGTTCaagcgcagcagcagcaatggAGGCTCTGGAAGCAGTGGAAGTGGCGGCGGGGGCGGCGGCAGTGGGCAGGGGCAGCTCAACAACAGCAGGCCCAACCGGCAGGTCCGACGCCTGGAGTTCAACCAGGCCATGGAGGACTTTAAGACCATGTTCCCCTCTATGGACTACGAGGTAATCGAGTGCGTGCTGCGCTCCAACAATGGAGCGGTGGACGCCACTATCGACCAGCTGCTCCAGATGAGCATTGACGGACAGGGCTCAGATGACAGCTCAGACTCTGATGACAGCATCCCACCAGAG ATTCTGGAGCGAACACTGGAACCTGACAGTTCAGATGAGGAACCGCCTCCAGTCTACTCTCCGCCAGCATATGACATGCACATTTATGATAGGAAATACCCAGAAGCCCCACCAACACCACCGCCAAG ATTTGAAGCCCAGCCACCTCCAGGTCACCAGCAGGTCAGAAGCTACCGGAACTGGAACCCTCCTTTGCTTGGAAATCTCCCCGATGATTTTCTGCGCATCCTGCCACAGCAGTTGGACAgtataaag AGCTCTCAGAGCAGTCTATCCCAGCCTTCACCGTCATCCTCTTCCTCAGTTTCTTCAATAACCCAATGGACAGCCCCGTCTGGTTCTCAGTCCGGAGCTGCAGGGACCGCCGGATGTCCAGGTTTGACAGCAGGAGCTACAGAGCAAGACAAGAAACTGAAGCAGTATCTGGAAGACGAGCGCATCGCCCTGTTCCTGCAGAACGAGGAGTTTATGAAAGAGCTGCAGCGCAACCGCGAGTTCCTCATCGCCTTAGAGAGAG ATCGCTTGAAGTATGAATCAAAGAAATCAAAGTCCAATCATTCAGCTAGTATGGAGAATTCCACAG gAGAACAGTACTCCTCCGCTTCAATGGAGTCGGTCTCAGATGAAGCCCTGTTCAGAGACAAACTCAAACACATGGGCAAAT caaCAAGAAAGAAGCTGTTTGAAATTGCCAGAACGTTCTCGGAAAAGACAAAGCGGAGAAAGTCAAAAAGGAAGATGCTCCTGAAGCACCATTC ATTGGGCACAGCCAACTCTACAGCCAATCTCCTCGACGACGTAGAGGGAAACTCTTGTG AGGAAGATCGTCAGCCCAGAAGAGCAAACACTCAGGAAGAGAATGAGCAACGCAATGAGCCAACATCATG a
- the cuedc1b gene encoding CUE domain-containing protein 1b isoform X1, whose translation MTSLFKRSSSNGGSGSSGSGGGGGGSGQGQLNNSRPNRQVRRLEFNQAMEDFKTMFPSMDYEVIECVLRSNNGAVDATIDQLLQMSIDGQGSDDSSDSDDSIPPEILERTLEPDSSDEEPPPVYSPPAYDMHIYDRKYPEAPPTPPPRFEAQPPPGHQQVRSYRNWNPPLLGNLPDDFLRILPQQLDSIKQSSQSSLSQPSPSSSSSVSSITQWTAPSGSQSGAAGTAGCPGLTAGATEQDKKLKQYLEDERIALFLQNEEFMKELQRNREFLIALERDRLKYESKKSKSNHSASMENSTGEQYSSASMESVSDEALFRDKLKHMGKSTRKKLFEIARTFSEKTKRRKSKRKMLLKHHSLGTANSTANLLDDVEGNSCEEDRQPRRANTQEENEQRNEPTS comes from the exons ATGACGAGCCTGTTCaagcgcagcagcagcaatggAGGCTCTGGAAGCAGTGGAAGTGGCGGCGGGGGCGGCGGCAGTGGGCAGGGGCAGCTCAACAACAGCAGGCCCAACCGGCAGGTCCGACGCCTGGAGTTCAACCAGGCCATGGAGGACTTTAAGACCATGTTCCCCTCTATGGACTACGAGGTAATCGAGTGCGTGCTGCGCTCCAACAATGGAGCGGTGGACGCCACTATCGACCAGCTGCTCCAGATGAGCATTGACGGACAGGGCTCAGATGACAGCTCAGACTCTGATGACAGCATCCCACCAGAG ATTCTGGAGCGAACACTGGAACCTGACAGTTCAGATGAGGAACCGCCTCCAGTCTACTCTCCGCCAGCATATGACATGCACATTTATGATAGGAAATACCCAGAAGCCCCACCAACACCACCGCCAAG ATTTGAAGCCCAGCCACCTCCAGGTCACCAGCAGGTCAGAAGCTACCGGAACTGGAACCCTCCTTTGCTTGGAAATCTCCCCGATGATTTTCTGCGCATCCTGCCACAGCAGTTGGACAgtataaag CAGAGCTCTCAGAGCAGTCTATCCCAGCCTTCACCGTCATCCTCTTCCTCAGTTTCTTCAATAACCCAATGGACAGCCCCGTCTGGTTCTCAGTCCGGAGCTGCAGGGACCGCCGGATGTCCAGGTTTGACAGCAGGAGCTACAGAGCAAGACAAGAAACTGAAGCAGTATCTGGAAGACGAGCGCATCGCCCTGTTCCTGCAGAACGAGGAGTTTATGAAAGAGCTGCAGCGCAACCGCGAGTTCCTCATCGCCTTAGAGAGAG ATCGCTTGAAGTATGAATCAAAGAAATCAAAGTCCAATCATTCAGCTAGTATGGAGAATTCCACAG gAGAACAGTACTCCTCCGCTTCAATGGAGTCGGTCTCAGATGAAGCCCTGTTCAGAGACAAACTCAAACACATGGGCAAAT caaCAAGAAAGAAGCTGTTTGAAATTGCCAGAACGTTCTCGGAAAAGACAAAGCGGAGAAAGTCAAAAAGGAAGATGCTCCTGAAGCACCATTC ATTGGGCACAGCCAACTCTACAGCCAATCTCCTCGACGACGTAGAGGGAAACTCTTGTG AGGAAGATCGTCAGCCCAGAAGAGCAAACACTCAGGAAGAGAATGAGCAACGCAATGAGCCAACATCATG a